A window of the Vanessa cardui chromosome 27, ilVanCard2.1, whole genome shotgun sequence genome harbors these coding sequences:
- the LOC124541094 gene encoding 40S ribosomal protein S21 isoform X1: MQNDAGEFVDLYCPRKCSASNRLIHAKDHASVQLVIADVDPATGRAADTNKMYVICGAIRRMGESDDCIVRLTKKDGILTKNY; encoded by the exons ATGCAGAACGACGCTGGTGAATTCGTTGACTTGTACTGCCCAAGGAAATG CTCTGCGAGCAACCGTCTCATCCACGCTAAGGATCACGCATCCGTACAACTTGTGATCGCTGATGTGGACCCAGCCACCGGCCGCGCTGCTGACACCAACAAGATGTACGTCATCTGCGGTGCCATCAGACGCATGGGGGAGTCTGATGACTGTATTGTCAGACTAACCAAGAAAGATGGGATCTTAACAAA GAACTACTGA
- the LOC124541094 gene encoding 40S ribosomal protein S21 isoform X2 translates to MQNDAGEFVDLYCPRKCSASNRLIHAKDHASVQLVIADVDPATGRAADTNKMYVICGAIRRMGESDDCIVRLTKKDGILTK, encoded by the exons ATGCAGAACGACGCTGGTGAATTCGTTGACTTGTACTGCCCAAGGAAATG CTCTGCGAGCAACCGTCTCATCCACGCTAAGGATCACGCATCCGTACAACTTGTGATCGCTGATGTGGACCCAGCCACCGGCCGCGCTGCTGACACCAACAAGATGTACGTCATCTGCGGTGCCATCAGACGCATGGGGGAGTCTGATGACTGTATTGTCAGACTAACCAAGAAAGATGGGATCTTAACAAAGTGA
- the LOC124541084 gene encoding cyclin-dependent kinase 6: MSSSGSSSSQSPPNMASISDVSALFQTAKKYEELNVIGTGAYGTVYKARDLHNGGQIVAMKKVKVALTEDGIPLSTLREIALLRQLEAYRHPNIVRLLDVCHGGQSVERDHQLVLFLVFEHVEQDLDSYLKRAPGPLSENRIRSMSYDILSGVDFLHSHRIVHRDLKPHNLLVTSSGRVKLADFGLAKTYDTEMKLTSVVVTLWYRPPEVLLGVSYNTAVDVWSAGCVLAQLHSRAPLLQGSCDSEQLHCIFRLIGRPPRHEWPENVSIVADSFPEYPPQDLADILPRIHPHALDLIKGMLVFDPAKRLTALDCLEHPYFTEEPLT, encoded by the exons atgtcGTCAAGTGGTAGCAGTTCTTCGCAGAGTCCACCTAATATGGCTTCAATAAGTGATGTTAGTGCTTTATTCCAGACGGCTAAGAAATATGAAGAGCTAAATGTAATTGGAACAG GAGCTTATGGAACAGTGTACAAAGCCCGGGACCTCCACAATGGTGGACAAATAGTTGCTATGAAAAAGGTTAAAGTTGCATTAACAGAGGATGGTATACCGTTGTCAACTTTGAGAGAGATAGCCTTACTGAGACAGCTGGAAGCTTATAGGCATCCTAATATTGTCAG ACTTCTAGATGTATGCCATGGGGGTCAGTCAGTGGAACGCGACCATCAGCTCGTACTGTTCCTCGTATTTGAACATGTCGAACAAGACTTAGACTCCTACCTCAAAAGAGCCCCTGGGCCACTTTCAGAGAATAGGATCAGG AGCATGTCCTACGATATATTATCTGGTGTGGATTTCCTGCACTCCCACCGAATAGTCCACAGAGATCTGAAGCCCCACAACCTCTTGGTAACATCGTCTGGACGAGTCAAGCTGGCTGACTTCGGACTCGCGAAGACTTATGACACAGAGATGAAGCTGACGAGTGTG GTGGTGACGCTGTGGTACCGTCCGCCGGAGGTGCTGCTGGGCGTGTCGTACAACACGGCGGTGGACGTGTGGTCGGCGGGCTGCGTGCTGGCGCAGCTGCACTCGCGCGCGCCGCTGCTGCAGGGCTCCTGCGACTCCGAGCAGTTGCACTGCATCTTCCG ATTGATAGGTCGCCCACCACGGCATGAATGGCCAGAAAACGTGTCAATAGTAGCAGATAGCTTCCCGGAGTACCCGCCTCAGGACCTCGCTGACATCTTGCCCAGGATACATCCCCACGCATTAGATTTAATCAAG GGTATGCTAGTCTTCGATCCGGCGAAACGACTGACTGCCTTGGACTGCCTCGAACACCCATACTTCACTGAAGAACCGCTCACATAA